One segment of Neobacillus endophyticus DNA contains the following:
- a CDS encoding serine hydrolase — protein sequence MALILFFSLFTGVNKAKAQADLNVNADGAILVDGKTGRVLYEKNADTPLGIASMTKMMTEYMLLDAIKKGKVSWDQTYTVDDEVYKMSQDRSLSNVPLRQGGQYNVKELYQAVAIYSADAAAIALAEIMGGSETNFVKMMNAEAEKLGLKHYKFVNASGLNNADYKGMQPSVGGPTDENLMSTRDVATLAFHLINDFPEVLQTSSIPKMTFRQGTKDAINMPNWNWMLPSLVYGYQGMDGLKTGHTDFAGYCFTGTAERDGKRFITVVQNAKDANGKGGYSARFSETRKMLDYAFSNYSKQQIFPKHYEIKGNKTVPVINGKSSQVEVYTNSALSMLAQSGEKQDLKPVIVLDKSKVNSKGELTAPVKKGEKVGYLMLESKNGDKLSFVTPEGEKKAQVDVVASQDVDKANWFVLMMKGIGHFFSNVWHKIFH from the coding sequence ATGGCACTTATTTTATTTTTCAGCCTCTTTACCGGGGTGAATAAAGCAAAGGCACAAGCGGATTTAAACGTGAATGCTGATGGTGCCATATTAGTGGATGGTAAAACAGGAAGAGTTTTATATGAAAAAAATGCAGATACTCCGCTAGGAATTGCCAGCATGACCAAAATGATGACTGAATATATGCTATTGGATGCCATTAAAAAAGGCAAGGTAAGCTGGGATCAGACTTATACAGTTGATGACGAAGTTTATAAAATGTCTCAAGATCGCAGTCTATCAAACGTTCCGCTGCGCCAAGGCGGCCAATACAACGTAAAGGAATTGTATCAGGCAGTGGCCATATATTCCGCGGACGCGGCAGCGATTGCTTTAGCGGAAATTATGGGCGGATCGGAAACAAACTTTGTCAAAATGATGAATGCTGAAGCAGAGAAATTAGGATTAAAACACTATAAATTTGTGAATGCTTCAGGTTTAAATAATGCGGATTACAAGGGAATGCAGCCATCAGTCGGCGGGCCAACAGATGAAAATTTGATGTCAACACGAGACGTTGCGACATTGGCTTTCCACCTTATTAATGACTTCCCTGAGGTTTTACAGACATCTAGTATTCCAAAAATGACATTCCGTCAAGGTACTAAAGATGCCATTAATATGCCAAACTGGAACTGGATGCTTCCATCATTAGTTTATGGATATCAAGGGATGGACGGGCTAAAGACAGGACATACTGACTTTGCTGGTTATTGCTTTACAGGTACGGCAGAGCGTGATGGCAAGCGATTTATTACCGTGGTGCAAAATGCCAAGGATGCCAATGGAAAGGGCGGATATTCTGCTCGTTTCAGTGAAACAAGAAAAATGTTGGATTATGCTTTTAGCAATTATTCTAAACAACAAATTTTTCCTAAGCATTATGAAATTAAGGGGAATAAGACCGTTCCAGTAATTAACGGGAAAAGCAGTCAAGTAGAAGTATACACAAATTCAGCGCTTTCTATGCTGGCTCAGAGCGGGGAAAAACAAGATTTAAAACCTGTGATAGTACTCGATAAATCGAAGGTCAACAGTAAAGGAGAGCTTACCGCACCAGTTAAAAAAGGTGAAAAGGTAGGATATTTAATGCTTGAATCGAAAAATGGCGACAAACTCAGCTTCGTAACACCAGAAGGTGAAAAGAAAGCACAGGTTGATGTAGTTGCTTCCCAAGATGTCGATAAGGCTAATTGGTTTGTTTTGATGATGAAGGGAATTGGCCATTTCTTCAGTAACGTATGGCATAAAATTTTTCATTAA